A window of the Pedobacter cryoconitis genome harbors these coding sequences:
- a CDS encoding DUF4105 domain-containing protein, giving the protein MRKLILLLLVFVLGCIRIAVAGLPSENTFLLSERSTVSILTCSKTSKYIYALFGHSAVRITDQERQLDLVYNYGTFDTDDPNFYINFISGRMKYSLSVSTYHSFLQEYITTQQTVSAQKLNLTLKEKNKLFLLLNEQLKPTHKYYYYDFIKNNCATKIVDLLAQTIGPDFDYSLSVANQGTGNPVRTLVSNYLTNDALYMIGINVLLGSKADITSSKAVSLFLPDTLQKRLDQIQLRKRKMADPAAFLFIPGKEEHVSPNVLTTSLYSFLLILLLISPFIERVSGANKLMMWVTITVFTMAGLLGFLLLYLSLFSSLELVKYNLNLLWCHPFYLLVFCKKISKPLAVIFLTSIVMFVMLYFKTMSFLVILPILILLIVLLSLHYNTSASNQVKGVNTV; this is encoded by the coding sequence ATGCGAAAACTTATACTTCTTTTACTCGTCTTTGTTCTGGGATGTATCAGGATTGCTGTTGCTGGTTTACCATCAGAAAATACTTTTTTACTCTCAGAAAGATCTACTGTAAGCATCCTCACCTGTAGTAAAACAAGTAAATATATTTATGCCTTATTTGGCCATAGTGCAGTCAGGATCACAGATCAGGAAAGGCAGCTGGATCTGGTCTATAACTATGGGACATTTGATACTGATGATCCCAACTTTTATATCAATTTTATTAGCGGAAGAATGAAATATTCTTTATCCGTTTCCACTTATCATTCCTTTTTACAGGAATATATAACAACTCAACAAACGGTTTCCGCCCAAAAACTTAACCTGACGCTGAAAGAGAAAAATAAACTCTTTTTACTGCTGAATGAACAACTCAAACCAACCCATAAATATTACTATTATGATTTTATAAAGAATAATTGTGCAACAAAAATAGTTGACCTGTTAGCACAGACCATAGGGCCTGATTTTGACTATTCCCTTTCTGTGGCTAACCAGGGCACAGGTAATCCGGTTAGAACACTGGTGAGTAATTATCTGACAAATGATGCTCTGTATATGATCGGAATAAATGTTTTATTAGGAAGCAAAGCAGATATAACTTCCAGCAAGGCTGTCAGCTTATTTCTACCCGATACTTTGCAAAAGAGACTAGACCAGATTCAATTGCGAAAGCGTAAAATGGCTGACCCAGCTGCTTTTTTATTCATACCCGGCAAAGAAGAACATGTTTCTCCAAATGTTTTAACTACTTCTCTCTACAGTTTTTTATTAATCCTCTTATTGATCAGTCCGTTTATAGAGCGGGTAAGCGGTGCAAATAAATTAATGATGTGGGTAACTATAACCGTTTTTACAATGGCCGGTTTGCTCGGTTTTTTACTGCTCTATCTGTCCCTGTTTTCCAGTTTGGAATTAGTGAAGTATAATTTAAACCTGCTGTGGTGTCATCCCTTTTATCTGCTGGTTTTCTGTAAAAAAATCAGTAAACCTTTAGCAGTAATTTTCCTGACCAGTATAGTCATGTTCGTTATGTTATATTTTAAAACAATGAGTTTTCTGGTTATACTTCCGATTCTGATTTTACTGATTGTACTATTATCTCTTCACTACAATACTTCTGCCAGTAACCAGGTTAAAGGTGTAAATACGGTATAG